Proteins found in one Magnolia sinica isolate HGM2019 chromosome 5, MsV1, whole genome shotgun sequence genomic segment:
- the LOC131245104 gene encoding dirigent protein-like yields the protein MEKAMKENRLSSILFIVLFLCGSTSMAHKPFRHRPQPCNHLVFYFHDVIYNGKNAGNATSAIVAAPSWGNHTILSRLNHFGDMVVFDDPITLDNNLHSPPVGRAQGMYFYDKKEIFTAWVAFSFVFNSTKHKGTINFAGADPLMNKTRDISVIGGTGDFFMARGIATLSTDAFEGEVYFRLRVDINLYECY from the coding sequence ATGGAGAAAGCAATGAAAGAAAATAGGCTAAGTTCCATTCTCTTCATCGTCCTCTTCTTATGTGGGTCCACATCTATGGCCCACAAGCCCTTCCGGCATCGTCCACAACCGTGCAATCACCTGGTATTCTACTTCCACGACGTCATCTACAACGGCAAGAATGCGGGAAACGCCACGTCAGCGATCGTGGCCGCACCTTCTTGGGGCAACCATACAATCCTAAGCAGACTTAACCATTTCGGCGATATGGTAGTCTTCGACGACCCAATCACCTTAGACAACAACCTGCATTCGCCGCCGGTGGGCCGCGCGCAGGGAATGTACTTCTACGATAAAAAGGAGATCTTCACCGCATGGGTGGCGTTCAGCTTCGTTTTCAACTCGACGAAACACAAGGGCACCATCAACTTCGCTGGCGCTGACCCATTGATGAACAAGACTAGGGATATATCGGTAATTGGTGGGACGGGCGACTTCTTCATGGCGAGAGGGATCGCGACATTGTCGACTGATGCTTTCGAGGGAGAAGTGTATTTCCGTCTTCGGGTTGATATTAATCTTTATGAATGTTattga